The following are encoded together in the Sphaeramia orbicularis unplaced genomic scaffold, fSphaOr1.1, whole genome shotgun sequence genome:
- the LOC115415785 gene encoding frizzled-8-like yields the protein MERRVPAAWRALLTLVLLGRAAAAVELRCQEITVPLCKGVGYNRTYMPNRFKHDTQDEAGLEVHQFWPLVEIRCSPDLRFFLCAMYTPICLDDYRKPLPPCRAVCERARAGCAPLMRQYGFPWPDRMRCELLPEQGDRDTLCMDYNRSHTTTAAPAVPKPTADRPLKPYNPRKKSYGVRGGGGGGVPGKHKPPGHASVCEPGCFCRAPMVPVTGDGHPLYNRVQTGQIVNCAVPCHSPYLSPEERTFTGLWIGLWSVLCFVSTSVTVATFLIDMDRFQYPERPIIFLSACYMFVSVGYIVRLIAGHEQVACTRAYGAAHVHYSSPVPGLCTLVFVLLYFFGMASSLWWVILSLTWFLAAAMKWGNEAIAGYARYFHLAAWVIPCVKSVAVLALSSVDGDSVAGICYVGNQNLQTLRGFVLAPLLLYLLVGTGFLLAGFVSLFRIRRVIKQGGTKTDKLERLMVRIGVFTVLYTVPATVIVACYFYEQHHRLTWEVTHNCTCRTDPNRAGPDYAVFMLRYFMCLLVGITSGAWIWSGKTFESWRTFCTRCCWGAKASAGGSMYSDVSTGLTWRSGTASSVSCPKQMPLSRV from the coding sequence ATGGAGCGGCGCGTCCCGGCGGCGTGGCGCGCGCTCTTGACGCTGGTCCTGCTTGGACGCGCGGCCGCCGCTGTGGAGCTCCGGTGCCAGGAGATCACCGTGCCGCTGTGCAAAGGCGTCGGTTACAACCGGACCTACATGCCCAACCGGTTCAAGCACGACACGCAGGACGAGGCGGGGCTGGAGGTGCACCAGTTCTGGCCGCTGGTGGAGATCCGGTGCTCCCCGGACCTGCGCTTCTTCCTCTGCGCCATGTACACGCCGATCTGCCTGGACGACTACCGGAAGCCGCTGCCGCCGTGCCGGGCCGTGTGTGAGCGGGCCCGGGCCGGCTGCGCGCCCCTCATGCGCCAGTACGGCTTCCCCTGGCCCGACCGGATGAGGTGCGAGCTGCTCCCGGAGCAGGGCGACCGGGACACGCTGTGCATGGACTACAACCGGAGCCACACCACCACCGCGGCCCCGGCGGTGCCCAAGCCGACCGCCGACCGGCCCCTGAAGCCCTACAACCCGCGGAAGAAGAGCTACGGGGTCCGCGGCGGAGGCGGAGGGGGGGTCCCGGGTAAGCATAAGCCCCCGGGTCACGCGTCCGTGTGTGAGCCCGGGTGCTTCTGCCGCGCGCCCATGGTCCCGGTGACAGGCGACGGACACCCGCTGTACAACCGGGTCCAGACGGGCCAGATCGTGAACTGCGCCGTGCCGTGCCACAGCCCGTACCTGAGCCCGGAGGAGCGCACCTTCACCGGCCTGTGGATCGGTCTGTGGTCGGTGCTGTGCTTCGTGTCCACCTCCGTTACCGTGGCCACCTTCCTCATCGACATGGACCGGTTCCAGTACCCGGAGCGGCCCATCATCTTCCTGTCCGCCTGCTACATGTTCGTGTCCGTGGGATACATCGTCCGACTGATCGCGGGACACGAGCAGGTGGCGTGTACCCGTGCGTACGGCGCGGCGCACGTGCACTACTCCAGCCCGGTACCGGGTCTGTGCACCCTGGTCTTCGTGCTGCTCTACTTCTTCGGCATGGCCTCCTCCCTCTGGTGGGTCATCCTCAGCCTCACGTGGTTCCTGGCCGCCGCCATGAAGTGGGGCAACGAGGCCATCGCCGGTTACGCGCGGTACTTCCACCTGGCCGCGTGGGTCATCCCGTGCGTCAAGTCCGTGGCGGTTCTGGCTCTGAGTTCCGTGGACGGGGACTCGGTGGCGGGGATCTGCTACGTGGGGAACCAGAACCTGCAGACCCTGCGGGGGTTCGTGCTGGCGCCGCTGCTCCTCTACCTGCTGGTCGGTACCGGGTTCCTGTTGGCCGGGTTTGTGTCGCTGTTCCGGATCCGACGCGTCATCAAACAGGGCGGAACCAAAACCGACAAACTGGAGCGGCTCATGGTCCGGATCGGAGTGTTCACGGTTCTGTACACGGTACCGGCCACCGTCATAGTGGCCTGTTACTTCTATGAGCAGCACCACCGGCTGACGTGGGAGGTGACGCACAACTGCACGTGCCGGACCGACCCGAACCGGGCCGGACCGGACTACGCCGTGTTCATGCTCAGGTACTTCATGTGCCTCCTGGTCGGGATCACGTCCGGGGCCTGGATCTGGTCCGGGAAGACCTTCGAGTCCTGGAGGACTTTCTGCACGCGCTGCTGCTGGGGGGCCAAAGCCTCTGCTGGGGGGTCCATGTACAGTGACGTCAGCACCGGACTGACCTGGAGGTCCGGAACTGCCAGCTCCGTGTCCTGTCCCAAACAGATGCCCCTGTCCCGTGTCTGA